A window of Phragmites australis chromosome 15, lpPhrAust1.1, whole genome shotgun sequence genomic DNA:
TGGTAGTTACTGGAGTATGCATTGCTGGAGGATTCATTCGAAGCAAATGTTCGCGACTACACCAAGTTGATCCACATCCGTGGCAAGCAGAAGCTGCTGCAGAAAGCTGAGGATGCATTTCATGCCATGAAAGGCAGAGGTTTACCTTGTGATCAGGTCATGTTGACTGCACTGATGGACATGTACAGCAAGGCTGGAGATCTCACCCGCGCAAAGGAAATTTTCGAAGAAATTGTCTTGCTTGGCCTCCCGCTGGATAAGCGTGCATACGGCTCAATGACCATGGCTTATATCAGGGCTGACATGTTGGACAAAGCAGAAGATTTAATCAAAGAAATGGAGGATCAGCAGACATTTGCAGGAAAGGAAGTTTACAAGGCATTGCTGAGAGCCTATTCATACAAAGGCGATTCAGGTGGGGCACAACGGATTTTCGATGCCATACAGTTTGCTGGGATAGTGCCTGACACGAAGCTGTGCGCGCTTCTGGTGAATGCTTACTGCCTCTCCAGTCGAATAGATGAAGCTGTTTGTGTAATACGGAACATGAGAAGTGCAGGAGTGAAACCATGCGACAAATGCATTGCCTTGGTACTGCGTGCTTACGAGAAGGTGAACATGTTAGAAAGTGCGCTAGCATTTTTGACAGAGCTTGAAGAAAACGGCGTTACAATTGGCCAAGAGCCTTCTCAGTTGCTGGCAGGATGGTTCAGAAGACTCGGTGTAGTTCATGATGTCCAACAAGTTCTGAAGGACCTCTCAGAGGAGAACagtaataaaaaaattgcagtaTCTTTGGAACAGAAGTGATCTGCTGAGTAGCCTTCTCAAAAGACATTGTGACAACTGACAATGTATTGCTTAAAATGAAGTTACACAGCTCTCCTGCATGCTCTCGGGAAAAAACTTGCCGGTGAATCACAGGTCACTCTTGGAGAATCCCCAACAGGAAGGCCTATATGGAGTAAATGCTGCTGTAGAATGTTTCAATTTAATTCTATTGCCAACTCCACTACAGGCTGCAGCAATGAAACGAGCTAATGCCGATAATACGTCTATATATTCACGTCATTTTGCCGTAATAAACAATGCTACCTTATttctataataatataatagaaacACATGCGAGCTAATGAGCTATCCTCTTCAAGTTTCATATATATCTAAAATTGCAATAAACTATACTGCAAGCTGCAACAGGGCTATTCAGCATCTGTGAATCATCAACGACAATATAGAAATACCGAACCAGGCGTGCAATAGCTTTACCGTTTCAATTCAGGCCTCATCGCCTCACTACATTATAAACCTCACACGGGCTCAAGATGTGACGGCACCACCCACTAGTGAACGCTTAATGTAGCTGAGGCCCAATTGGATCAACTGGTGTACATAAGTAGATCCAAGATGTTAACTTCGTTAAGCACAAATGCTAGTTACTAAATAACTACACATCATTGTCCTCagtttttgactttttcttctttttcttcttcccttcAGTGCCTGTCTTAGGCTCAACATCCTCTGATGCCTCAcggttcttctttttcttcttcttcggagtCTCATCTTGTTTGACACCACCATCAGCTGCCTCGGTAGCCATCTCTTCATCCTGTGGCTCCTCTAGCttgtgtttcttcttctttttcttcttctcagtTTGAGGTTCATCTTCTCCAGCAGCGGGCTTATCAACATCCATTGCTTCACCGTCAGCCTCAGCTTTAGACTTCTTTTTCCTACTTTTCTTAGCAGACACATCACTCTTATCGTTGCCTGCAAAAGAAATTATGCAAAGCGTGTAAATTACAGTTTCATGTGACTACAAGTGTGTTGAATTGAGTGTTTAGGTGATCAAGGAGTGGGGATGTGTATCCTTACCATCACCATCTTCCGACACTGCATTTGTAATACCCTCAATAGCAGCtttcatcacatcaagattCTTCCGTGGTGCAACACCCTTGTCATAGAAGTCTAGTCTCTCTTCAACTTGTTCACGCAGCTTCTGACCGAAAATGGATGTACTCAACTCTGGAATAAATAATGCAATCACACTCGGAACAAGGAGTCGGCATATGTAAAATGTGAAAACAAAGTTCTGCAACTCACCTGAATAACAGTCAATGCGTGAAGCAATGGAACACTTGTTTGCCAGGTATCGAGCCATTCGGCCCTTGTTTCGAGCTGATGCACGGCCAATGAAAGATGAGTGAAATATGAGGCCATACTTGGGTGTATTTCCACGTGTTTTCAGAGCTCTGCGGTTAAATTGtgagaaaaaacaaaacaaaaaggaaatcAGAGGCATAAAGGCAAACTTCTGAATACTTGGCAAAACAGCAATAATCAAAAGCAAAATTATAATGGTTTTGTAAGCATGGCTTAAATTAACAAGGGGctgaaaaaaaacataaacagCTCATTAAGTACCTGAAAAGCGCCTTTTCAGCACCAAGTATCTGGAGAGTGGAGGCAGGGCactttgcaagatttgaaaGACTGCCAGCATGAGAGATTAGCCGAGCTCCAACAACCTCACCAATCAAAGAAGTGAGATTTGGTGCAATATCATTCATCTTTGTTACCAGATACTCATAGAGCTTTTTACGGTATTCAGATAGATTCATGACCCTTTGGGCAAACTGTTGGACATTGATTAAATCAACTGGTGAAAGATCCTGACCTGAACACACAAAGGTGAACAATAAGGGAACCATGAAGATATCACTACAACTATTGAGAAGCTAAATCAATTGTAGGCATATGTCTTACCCATAGAAGCCTTTGCTGCTTCAACAATTTCTTTCGCCTTGTCCTCATCTCCAATTAGATCTGCTAAAGCTGGAATGTCTTTTTCAGCTAAATCAGATTTGTTCACCACAAACTTGGCAATCTTAGCATAAAGGTAGTTGTCATTCACGATTTTGACCAGCTCTGGAAAATGCCACGAATACCACTCCCTGCATCATGGTCAAGTAAAAACTTAATACATCCACACCAACACCATTGCCATACAGAATATTAAAATAACAGTTACACCATCTGGTCAACGAAATAAAATTTGTCATATGCCCATCCCAAGTATAACATAGAACATACTGCAGGGCTGAGGAGATGAATAATCTCTCAAAAGCATATAGCCTGGGGTGGTCCTAagaacaatctcccaaaaaacAGAATTGGCCAAACTTAGAAGAACCAGTTATACTGGTGCTCCACGCTTGAAATGATTCACGCAAACATTTGCTGCAATTTGTAGGAGTCCTCAATAAGAGTATTCCAGCATTGCCCACACTTGataatttaaaactaagttGAGTGGCAAGTACAACATTACATCACAGCTTTGAATTGCTTGCTCTGAAGCACAGCATATAGTTACATACACACCCTCAATGGAAAAATATGACACAGTGCAGACCACTTGACCAGAATGACATAACTGTAGGAAAAAAATGCCATGACAGGATATGCAAACAGAAGAAACAAGGCCACTCAAATACCATTATCTAGAATATTGCTGAGGCTCAAACATCAAAATCAAAACAATATCGAGGTGGGCACAATGTTGTAATGCCGTCAAAGCATCTAAACAGAAGCACTGAACAGTGAACAGTTAGATTAAGGACAGATGAGAAACCAACCTCACTCTCATGGAGAAGGAATTGATATCCTTATCAAGCGTGTCCAACAGAAAGATTGCTTGAATCACCATGTTATCCACACGGTTCACATTGAATTTGACCTTTGCTCTGCTATAGCTATGTCCCAGACCCAGCTGAGCCTTCTCCAGGTCAGATTTCTGCAACCAAACACCAAAGGAGCAAGTAAACAAACAATTAAAAAATGCAATCACTGGTTGTGTCAAGCAATTCACTTCACATGTGAACTAATacccaaaaagaaaaattgatgCACAAGCAAAACGTAGTTATAACTGACGAGATGCTCATGAACTCTGTAGTGTGCAACTCCTCAGACCAAAGTCATGCAGAATCATAGTTTTCAGCTAAACAAGTGCAATTTTACcagagcatcaattttctgcaaCAACCAGCTAATGTGCAGCAACTCACTCAACAACAGCACAACCCGCATTTGATTTATTCCACTACAAAAATGTAGACTCCATGTTTGGATCAGTTACAAAAATGTCAAATATAGAGTAGAAATAATCTTAAAAGTAAGACTCATCACCTTGAGTTGGTCGATGAACTGATCGAAGTGCAGGCGCACTCCTCGAAGCAGCTCCTGAACGAACTCATTGCTCTGGCAGGGAATCCCGGTGGCCTCGGAGATGTGGGACCCGACCTTGGGTTCCATGACGCCGACGCTGAACTTGGCCTTCTTCCCCTCCTTCACTTTGGGCAGATTGAGCTCCAGGAAGTTCCTCAGCTCGTCGGTCATGATCCCTGCACCAACCCAAACACCATCCACCAATCATTCGGGCTGCGCGTCACGGGAGACAGCGGGGGTTTCGGGAGTACCTTCTGAGATGGCGTTGCATTGGTTGAGCGCATCGACGGCGGAGGAGAAGGGGGAGAAGCCGGCGAGCTTGACGGCCTTGCCGAAGCGCTGGAGGTCCAGCACGGAGGCGCGGACGGCATCCACGCTCTGTCCGATCTCGTCGATGCCGTACGCATGGAAGAGAGCGTACCCCGACGCCGACTCGAAGAGTAGGTACAGCGCCATCTCCTCGCCGCGCgcttcgccggcggcggcggcggaggggttcGGGGGTGGACCCGCGggaggctagggttttaggaggggaacggaaagaagaaaaaatggtTTCCCCGGAGAGCTATTTATGGTGGCTTTTCTGGTTCGCGCGTGTCCGCTGTTGGATCCCCGCCGTTGGATAGGATCATCGGCTCATCGCCGGTTGCACGCTAAAATTTCCACTCCAATAAATTTCATCTAAAAACAAATTTCCACTCCAATAAATTTCATATAGGCGTCTTTCTTACCAAAAAAAGTCGCTAGCGCCTATGAACTGCTACACTCCAATGGTTTTATCAAAACTAACATCGGCTCACCCATCGGTGCACGTGTAGTATAAGCAACAGGAAACCTTGAATGTAAAATTGTGAAAGAAGACAAAGTAATGGATAGAACTTATGGAGTAAATATTGATTGTTCTCAACGTAAGTCCAAGATTTGAACGCAAAACATTAGTATGTGTGGGCTCTATGCCATCGTAGACGTAGAAACATATGTAATATTAAACTTCAAAGCATTAAAGCAACTTCAACCGATGTCTTATACGACCTATATcctatttttgagaaaaaaaaagattaaaatcatcTCCAACCGACCCCTCATCCAGCTCCCGTTATTTGATAAGCCCTCATTGCTAGTCACTCACCCCCTCCTCCCACATGTAGGAGCACGCCGTGAGCCCATATTCGAGCAAAATTGCAACTACAAGTTGCTCGCGCCGccatgtgaaagtgcatctaacccCTAAGAgtgaattttgtaattaataACAAAACTTATGGACTAAGAAGTGTGCTAATAATTGTTAGTATGGTGTTCCTTAGGTGATGTATGgaggagaaatatacatcaagatgaataagctTTAAGTAATACTCGGGTAAGTCAATAacaatatctatggactaacaattatgttgagaattgttattatattattctataggtgatgcataaatgatgaagtatggattaattgagaaatgccatgagttaaaagaaATCAAAGTCATTGAAATCTTAATGAtgctcataaaaagaagaagaagcttgaagaaTAAAagttaagttacttgtggagatcaagtaactgaaGGTATATCATtattaatagagttttatggagtaacccgtgtgctatgtgccTGAAAATAAGTggagttaggttccatatgaagaacGACAATAAGTATAAaagctaagttacttatggagatcaagtaacttgatgtataaagttgtcaattatattttatggactaactcatgtgatTTGTTCTTGAGAGTAAATTAGgagttaggatctataagaagacataagttaAAATGAAAtccaatatgccaagagtgaagaacaaatattggactccatatttgataaagtaaATTCATTGAAGATATCGGATACAAAGTTGTTTTTATATGGCAAAACggtaaaattcaaacaaaactCGATTGTGATGGACCATTCGGTAGTGAAGGACAAGCAAATAGCTTAGCGTCAAAGGAccatgatggtggtgaagatcaagtgaaggctttgcgccaataccGTATGAGCCCATGGGAAGCTAtaagtgattcgcatcaatcacatgaagaataaGAAGAGATTGATGTGAAAATGATataaagttggcaaccctctaagtttgaagtAAAGAATATATTCAAAGgttcaaagtggttcaaacgaattttatctttgaatttgagcatatgtatgccgcactattaataGGGATACAACGTAGAGCTAATTGTTGTGTATAAGTGCTCAAAAGTTTCTAACCaatccaaagtgagagttcgtTTTATGAGTCTAgtgtggaaagtgtggaagtgtccgaatcgaGTTTCAGGGTGTTACTAGTTTTGATTCAATATGTttcagatcatgaattcagttgagatgtgtatccctttgaataagctttctgtagagtctaaaatcgtcaaaattgtaca
This region includes:
- the LOC133893400 gene encoding pentatricopeptide repeat-containing protein At1g01970; this translates as MVSLAVTALYSLGTQLASAPTSTKTSFQCACVRVPAGHGAELKALAAEAEQTAVSEAPRFRWDAFGSDLSESQKRAIRGLSPKLPNRCKALMTRVVCLSPGDENLGALLAYWVKAMKPKRADWLLVLKELKAMESTLLAELLEYALLEDSFEANVRDYTKLIHIRGKQKLLQKAEDAFHAMKGRGLPCDQVMLTALMDMYSKAGDLTRAKEIFEEIVLLGLPLDKRAYGSMTMAYIRADMLDKAEDLIKEMEDQQTFAGKEVYKALLRAYSYKGDSGGAQRIFDAIQFAGIVPDTKLCALLVNAYCLSSRIDEAVCVIRNMRSAGVKPCDKCIALVLRAYEKVNMLESALAFLTELEENGVTIGQEPSQLLAGWFRRLGVVHDVQQVLKDLSEENSNKKIAVSLEQK
- the LOC133893402 gene encoding nucleolar protein 56-like, with translation MALYLLFESASGYALFHAYGIDEIGQSVDAVRASVLDLQRFGKAVKLAGFSPFSSAVDALNQCNAISEGIMTDELRNFLELNLPKVKEGKKAKFSVGVMEPKVGSHISEATGIPCQSNEFVQELLRGVRLHFDQFIDQLKKSDLEKAQLGLGHSYSRAKVKFNVNRVDNMVIQAIFLLDTLDKDINSFSMRVREWYSWHFPELVKIVNDNYLYAKIAKFVVNKSDLAEKDIPALADLIGDEDKAKEIVEAAKASMGQDLSPVDLINVQQFAQRVMNLSEYRKKLYEYLVTKMNDIAPNLTSLIGEVVGARLISHAGSLSNLAKCPASTLQILGAEKALFRALKTRGNTPKYGLIFHSSFIGRASARNKGRMARYLANKCSIASRIDCYSELSTSIFGQKLREQVEERLDFYDKGVAPRKNLDVMKAAIEGITNAVSEDGDGNDKSDVSAKKSRKKKSKAEADGEAMDVDKPAAGEDEPQTEKKKKKKKHKLEEPQDEEMATEAADGGVKQDETPKKKKKKNREASEDVEPKTGTEGKKKKKKKSKTEDNDV